A portion of the Gaiellales bacterium genome contains these proteins:
- a CDS encoding GAF domain-containing sensor histidine kinase, whose amino-acid sequence MGGLAALSVAVTAIAFALADAAFSDPVAILIAGVAAVALVGALAAHAVQRDARRLQTSEEWQRRLRGELISQAAFLDEVVGSLAAMTSTRDAEAVLAATAEQAHRLLRPDATVVLVPSGGRDLRPTVARGIALGPIASLGVDPGSPDSLLAEAAASRTPAAGPVKPGGDALTKHLRPVAALAVPLVVLDELHALLVLFRLQGEAGFGPAEVAQAVLVADFGASAAANAQLFQRVESLLAQARMRESERAELSRRILSAEQDERRKLSLFLHDGPLQAMSGIAMMLDAVAEDATEGEVDSALRVLDTARERQRSVIRSLRELSFALEPWVLRDQGFVVAIRALADEMERGHAVSVDLDVEAAGELPPDDQVFLYQIVREAVQNAVKHATPRSVSVTVSGTPGGGFEVVVRDDGTGFAVSPSDDGLPHHGMTAMRERAQILGGRLKIDSVPGAGTELRVSLPSHDHADVA is encoded by the coding sequence GTGGGAGGGCTGGCGGCGCTGTCCGTCGCGGTGACGGCGATCGCGTTCGCCCTCGCCGACGCGGCGTTCTCCGACCCCGTCGCCATCCTCATCGCCGGGGTGGCAGCCGTCGCCCTCGTCGGCGCGCTCGCGGCCCACGCCGTCCAGCGCGACGCCCGCCGGCTGCAGACGTCCGAGGAGTGGCAGCGGCGCCTGCGCGGCGAGCTGATATCGCAGGCCGCCTTCCTCGACGAGGTGGTCGGCAGCCTCGCCGCGATGACGTCCACCCGCGACGCCGAGGCGGTGCTGGCGGCGACCGCCGAGCAGGCCCATCGCCTGCTCCGGCCCGACGCCACCGTCGTCCTCGTCCCCTCCGGCGGGCGCGACCTGCGCCCCACCGTCGCCCGCGGGATCGCGCTCGGCCCGATCGCGAGCCTCGGCGTCGATCCCGGGAGCCCCGACTCGCTCCTGGCCGAGGCGGCCGCCAGCCGCACCCCGGCCGCCGGGCCTGTGAAGCCGGGCGGCGACGCGCTCACGAAGCATCTGCGCCCCGTCGCGGCCCTGGCCGTGCCGCTGGTCGTGCTGGACGAGCTGCACGCGCTGCTCGTGCTCTTCCGGCTCCAGGGCGAGGCCGGCTTCGGCCCGGCCGAGGTGGCCCAGGCGGTGCTCGTCGCCGACTTCGGCGCGAGCGCGGCCGCCAACGCCCAGCTGTTCCAGCGGGTCGAGTCGCTGCTCGCCCAGGCGCGCATGCGCGAGAGCGAGCGGGCCGAGCTCTCCCGCCGCATCCTCTCGGCCGAGCAGGACGAGCGCCGCAAGCTCTCGCTGTTCCTGCACGACGGCCCGCTGCAGGCCATGTCCGGCATCGCGATGATGCTCGACGCCGTCGCCGAGGACGCCACCGAGGGCGAGGTCGACTCGGCGCTGCGGGTGCTCGACACGGCCCGCGAGCGGCAGCGCTCGGTGATCCGGTCGCTGCGTGAGCTCTCCTTCGCGCTCGAGCCGTGGGTGCTGCGCGACCAGGGCTTCGTCGTCGCCATCCGTGCTCTCGCCGACGAGATGGAGCGCGGCCACGCGGTGTCGGTCGACCTCGACGTCGAGGCGGCCGGCGAGCTGCCGCCCGACGACCAGGTGTTCCTGTACCAGATCGTGCGCGAGGCGGTCCAGAACGCGGTCAAGCACGCCACCCCGCGGTCGGTGTCGGTCACCGTCTCCGGCACGCCGGGCGGCGGCTTCGAGGTGGTCGTCCGCGACGACGGCACCGGCTTCGCCGTCTCGCCCTCCGACGATGGCCTCCCCCATCACGGCATGACGGCGATGCGCGAGCGCGCCCAGATCCTGGGCGGGCGCCTGAAGATCGACTCCGTGCCGGGCGCCGGCACCGAGCTGCGCGTCTCGCTGCCGTCCCACGACCATGCCGATGTGGCGTAG
- a CDS encoding PHP-associated domain-containing protein, translating into MTAPGRQLLDLHNHTHHSYDAQIHPADYERAHAAGRVDVVAITDHNTIAGALELRTRASFPVIVGQEIDTADGELIGLFLEEPVPAGLSAIETAERIRAQCGLVYLQHPFYRLVRGRMHDSVREELRGRGLLDVVEAANGGPFTAAANARALTWARACGLPHTASSDAHEAAMIGTCLVSAPAGPVDAASLPALLRAATPVDRRTSAATALAVKAAGRIGTALRIAAGREPMRRRAG; encoded by the coding sequence GTGACGGCGCCGGGCCGGCAGCTGCTCGACCTCCACAACCACACCCACCATTCCTACGACGCCCAGATCCACCCGGCCGACTACGAGCGGGCGCACGCCGCGGGCCGCGTCGACGTGGTCGCGATCACCGACCACAACACGATCGCAGGCGCGCTCGAGCTGCGCACGCGGGCGAGCTTCCCGGTCATCGTCGGCCAGGAGATCGACACCGCCGACGGCGAGCTGATCGGCCTCTTCCTGGAGGAGCCGGTGCCGGCCGGGCTGTCCGCGATCGAGACGGCGGAGCGGATCCGCGCCCAGTGCGGCCTCGTCTACCTGCAGCACCCGTTCTACCGGCTCGTCCGCGGCCGGATGCACGACAGCGTCCGCGAGGAGCTGCGCGGCCGCGGCCTGCTCGACGTCGTCGAGGCGGCGAACGGCGGCCCGTTCACGGCGGCCGCGAACGCCCGGGCGCTGACCTGGGCGCGGGCCTGCGGCCTGCCCCACACCGCCTCGTCGGACGCGCACGAGGCCGCGATGATCGGCACCTGCCTGGTGTCGGCCCCGGCCGGGCCGGTGGACGCCGCGTCGCTCCCTGCGCTCCTGCGCGCGGCCACGCCGGTCGACCGGCGCACGTCCGCCGCGACCGCCCTGGCCGTCAAGGCCGCCGGCCGGATCGGCACGGCACTGCGCATCGCCGCCGGGCGCGAGCCGATGCGGCGGCGGGCGGGCTAG
- a CDS encoding ABC transporter ATP-binding protein, protein MHTTHLTDGDWVVETTGLTKRFGDRVAVDGVDLRVAQGSAFGFLGPNGAGKTTMIRMLLGLTPATAGSMRLLGRPVPDERTAALAQVGAIVEEPSFHGHLTGRENLTVAAACRAPEAHARIDPALDRMGLLDRADDRVRTYSMGMRQRLGIARCLLADPVLLILDEPTNGLDPAGILEFRAFVHDFVAEGRTVFLSSHLLDEVEKICDSVAIVDRGRIRAQGPIAAVSAGARPRVLIACDDNAAASALLAADPAVAHVQAADGGLHVELVDRDDAAVADLNRLLVDASIAVHRLEPARISLEERFLEVTTQLGVPT, encoded by the coding sequence ATGCACACCACACATCTCACTGACGGGGACTGGGTCGTCGAGACGACCGGTCTCACCAAGCGGTTCGGCGACCGTGTCGCGGTCGACGGCGTCGACCTCCGCGTCGCCCAGGGCAGCGCGTTCGGGTTCCTTGGTCCGAACGGCGCCGGCAAGACCACGATGATCCGCATGCTGCTCGGGCTCACCCCGGCGACGGCCGGCAGCATGCGCCTGCTCGGCCGGCCCGTGCCCGACGAGCGCACGGCCGCTCTGGCACAGGTCGGCGCGATCGTCGAGGAGCCGAGCTTCCATGGCCATCTCACCGGGAGGGAGAACCTCACCGTCGCCGCCGCCTGCCGCGCACCCGAGGCGCACGCTCGCATCGACCCGGCGCTCGACCGGATGGGCCTGCTCGACCGCGCCGACGACCGGGTGCGCACGTACTCCATGGGCATGCGCCAGCGCCTCGGCATCGCCCGCTGCCTGCTCGCCGATCCCGTGCTCCTGATCCTCGACGAGCCGACCAACGGGCTCGACCCGGCCGGGATCCTCGAGTTCCGGGCCTTCGTCCACGACTTCGTCGCCGAGGGCCGGACCGTCTTCCTGTCCTCGCACCTCCTGGACGAGGTCGAGAAGATCTGCGACTCCGTCGCCATCGTCGACCGGGGCCGCATCCGCGCGCAGGGGCCGATCGCCGCCGTGTCGGCGGGCGCGCGCCCCCGCGTCCTCATCGCGTGCGACGACAACGCGGCCGCCTCGGCGCTGCTGGCCGCCGATCCGGCGGTCGCACACGTGCAGGCGGCCGACGGCGGCCTGCACGTCGAGCTGGTCGACCGCGACGACGCCGCGGTCGCGGACCTCAACCGGCTGCTGGTGGACGCGTCGATCGCGGTGCACCGGCTCGAGCCGGCCCGAATCTCGCTCGAGGAGCGGTTCCTCGAGGTCACGACCCAGCTGGGGGTACCGACATGA
- a CDS encoding GGDEF domain-containing protein produces MWRRQKQSTSPVDALVEACENGLDLPAVMAAVCKAVSESLSGVATAAYVLTDDGANLRLAAGEGVDELDPPEPDGPVHIGDRWLVPLISARRTVGCIVTHAPAYADLSDIRLIAVLAAQAIESARLWERTGHSSGTQDVLTELSNHRGFERALARELARAMRSGVPVAVAMVDLDGFQEANERRGHAAGDELLRTAARCLASGVRTYDNVSRIGPDEFGLVLPGMEPEVARALLERLAAAFASSAQGATVSAGVAGFPADGDTQAELVRLATGALYWARRGGGGRAVAYDSEVVEALSAEERARQLERDTYERTMRALEAARGQSASSRAVSEYAGHIAAEVGLSPDRTDRVRLAAFLYDSTTPGGDRDERARVASKVVANALDAEAAEWLLAAHDMNREAPIESRVIAVAAAFVESGGHLSSAGAGRALADMWQRRDEFDPSCMRALETLLADQAAV; encoded by the coding sequence ATGTGGCGTAGGCAGAAGCAGTCCACCAGCCCCGTCGACGCGCTCGTCGAAGCCTGCGAGAACGGGCTCGACCTGCCGGCGGTGATGGCGGCCGTGTGCAAGGCCGTCTCGGAGTCGCTCTCGGGCGTCGCCACCGCCGCCTACGTGCTGACCGACGACGGCGCCAACCTGCGCCTGGCGGCCGGCGAGGGCGTCGACGAGCTCGACCCGCCCGAGCCGGACGGGCCGGTGCACATCGGCGACCGCTGGCTCGTGCCGCTGATCAGCGCACGGCGCACGGTCGGCTGCATCGTCACCCACGCCCCCGCCTACGCGGACCTCTCCGACATCCGCCTGATCGCCGTGCTGGCGGCCCAGGCGATCGAGTCGGCCCGGCTGTGGGAGCGGACCGGCCACAGCTCCGGCACGCAGGACGTGCTCACCGAGCTCTCGAACCACCGCGGCTTCGAGCGCGCCCTCGCCCGCGAGCTCGCCCGCGCCATGCGCAGCGGCGTCCCCGTGGCGGTGGCGATGGTCGATCTCGACGGCTTCCAGGAGGCGAACGAGCGCCGCGGCCACGCCGCCGGCGACGAGCTCCTGCGCACGGCGGCCCGCTGCCTGGCCTCGGGCGTGCGCACCTACGACAACGTCTCGCGGATCGGCCCCGACGAGTTCGGGCTCGTCCTCCCCGGCATGGAGCCCGAGGTGGCGCGGGCGCTGCTCGAGCGGCTCGCGGCGGCGTTCGCGTCGTCGGCGCAGGGCGCGACGGTCTCGGCCGGCGTGGCCGGCTTTCCCGCCGACGGCGACACCCAGGCCGAGCTCGTGCGGCTCGCGACCGGCGCCCTCTACTGGGCGCGGCGCGGCGGCGGCGGGCGGGCGGTGGCGTATGACTCCGAGGTGGTCGAGGCGCTCTCGGCCGAGGAGCGGGCCCGTCAGCTCGAGCGCGACACCTACGAGCGCACGATGCGCGCCCTCGAGGCCGCCCGCGGCCAGTCGGCCTCGTCGCGAGCCGTCAGCGAGTACGCCGGCCATATCGCCGCCGAGGTGGGCCTCTCGCCCGACCGCACCGACCGCGTGCGGCTCGCCGCGTTCCTGTACGACTCGACCACGCCGGGCGGCGACCGCGACGAGCGCGCCCGGGTCGCCTCCAAGGTGGTCGCGAACGCGCTCGACGCCGAGGCGGCGGAATGGCTGCTGGCCGCCCACGACATGAACCGCGAGGCCCCGATCGAGTCGCGCGTGATCGCGGTCGCGGCCGCCTTCGTCGAATCCGGCGGCCACCTCTCGAGCGCCGGCGCGGGCCGGGCGCTGGCGGACATGTGGCAGCGGCGCGACGAGTTCGATCCGAGCTGCATGCGCGCGCTCGAGACGCTGCTGGCCGACCAGGCCGCCGTGTGA
- the lgt gene encoding prolipoprotein diacylglyceryl transferase produces MLLSLPSPGDPYVFKLGSFQPRWYGLILVVAIAAGVWTARRGFARRGLDPERVVPIAIAAVLLGFVGARVEHVVTDWKPFAAIPQNAFIIWRGGFGIYGGIIGGMIGAAIACRLMRLPFWVVADCAAPAIVLGQAIGRFANYANQELYGHPSSLPWAIRIDNPVPPYLPGRAFQPAFLYEALWDLAVLAILVWFARRVGGRIRPGTVFALYAALYAAGRLVMERIRIDHTTYVLGQRVEIWVSLAVLVLAASAFAVLWRRRVTI; encoded by the coding sequence GTGCTCCTGTCGCTTCCCAGCCCCGGCGATCCGTACGTCTTCAAGCTCGGCAGCTTCCAGCCGCGCTGGTACGGCCTGATCCTGGTCGTCGCGATCGCCGCGGGCGTGTGGACGGCGCGGCGCGGGTTCGCCCGCCGCGGCCTCGACCCGGAGCGGGTGGTTCCGATCGCCATCGCCGCCGTCCTGCTCGGATTCGTCGGCGCGCGCGTCGAGCACGTCGTCACCGACTGGAAGCCGTTCGCCGCGATCCCCCAGAACGCGTTCATCATCTGGCGGGGCGGGTTCGGCATCTACGGCGGCATCATCGGGGGGATGATCGGGGCGGCGATCGCGTGCCGCCTGATGCGGCTGCCGTTCTGGGTCGTGGCCGACTGCGCCGCCCCCGCCATCGTCCTCGGCCAGGCGATCGGCCGCTTCGCCAACTACGCGAACCAGGAGCTCTACGGCCATCCCAGCAGCCTGCCGTGGGCGATCCGGATCGACAATCCGGTGCCGCCGTACCTGCCCGGACGGGCGTTCCAGCCGGCCTTCCTCTACGAGGCGCTGTGGGACCTGGCCGTGCTCGCGATCCTGGTCTGGTTCGCCCGCCGCGTCGGCGGCCGCATCCGGCCGGGGACGGTCTTCGCGCTCTACGCGGCCCTGTACGCGGCGGGCCGGCTCGTCATGGAGCGGATCCGCATCGACCACACCACCTACGTGCTCGGCCAGCGGGTCGAGATCTGGGTCTCGCTGGCCGTGCTCGTGCTGGCCGCGAGCGCATTCGCCGTGCTCTGGCGCCGGCGCGTGACGATCTAG
- a CDS encoding sensor histidine kinase, translating to MEALPTPPRLRIPTRWLDAGIAVGLVLFQVAAAFTGKVLDPADHTLPFMLALAAAASLYWRRQRPLEVLALAAVAVLVQGVVEVGQTTSVVLLVAVYTVCSRRPRDTGLAAAAVAAAALLVGPLVHDTGQILPTVISRVGTVAAATATGLYFGARWAYFEALRERAEQLARERTLLAGLAVDEERVRIARELHDVVAHHVTLLTVQAGAVRETLDPADPARPVLDSMIATGRQAMDEMRRMLDVLRTEPSAAAERGPQPRIEEIAALVEQTRAAGLPVQLRVEGTARPLPAGMELSAYRIVQEALTNVVKHAGPARADVVVRYLPGALELCVRDDGRGALAEGANGGHGLVGMRERVALFGGELQAGGRAEGGYVLRAVLPLEGGAG from the coding sequence ATGGAGGCCCTGCCCACCCCGCCGCGGCTCCGCATCCCCACCCGCTGGCTCGATGCGGGGATCGCGGTGGGGCTGGTGCTCTTCCAGGTGGCGGCGGCCTTCACCGGCAAGGTCCTCGACCCGGCCGACCACACGCTCCCGTTCATGCTCGCGCTCGCGGCCGCCGCGTCACTCTACTGGCGCCGGCAGCGGCCGCTGGAAGTGCTCGCGCTTGCGGCCGTGGCAGTCCTCGTGCAGGGCGTCGTCGAGGTGGGCCAGACGACCTCGGTCGTCCTGCTCGTCGCGGTCTACACAGTGTGCTCGCGCCGCCCGCGCGACACCGGCCTCGCTGCGGCGGCGGTGGCCGCCGCAGCGCTCCTGGTCGGCCCGCTCGTGCACGACACGGGCCAGATCCTGCCCACGGTCATATCCCGCGTGGGCACCGTTGCGGCCGCGACGGCAACCGGGCTCTACTTCGGCGCCCGCTGGGCCTACTTCGAGGCCCTGCGTGAGCGGGCGGAGCAGCTGGCGCGCGAGCGCACGCTTCTGGCCGGGCTCGCGGTGGACGAGGAGCGCGTCCGCATCGCACGCGAGCTGCACGACGTGGTCGCGCACCACGTCACCCTCCTGACGGTACAGGCCGGCGCGGTGCGCGAGACGCTTGACCCCGCCGATCCTGCCCGGCCCGTGCTCGACTCGATGATCGCGACCGGCCGTCAGGCGATGGATGAGATGCGGCGGATGCTGGACGTGCTGCGGACCGAGCCGAGCGCCGCAGCCGAGCGAGGGCCGCAGCCGCGGATCGAGGAGATCGCGGCGCTGGTCGAGCAGACGCGGGCGGCCGGGCTTCCCGTGCAGCTGCGGGTCGAGGGAACGGCCCGGCCGCTGCCCGCGGGGATGGAGCTCTCCGCGTACCGGATCGTGCAGGAGGCGCTCACGAACGTCGTCAAGCACGCCGGCCCGGCCAGGGCCGATGTCGTCGTCCGGTACCTGCCCGGCGCGCTCGAGCTGTGCGTCCGCGACGACGGCCGCGGTGCGCTCGCCGAGGGCGCGAACGGCGGCCACGGCCTGGTGGGCATGCGCGAGCGGGTCGCCCTCTTCGGAGGGGAGCTCCAGGCCGGCGGCCGCGCCGAGGGTGGCTACGTCCTGCGGGCGGTGCTTCCCCTCGAGGGCGGGGCCGGGTGA
- a CDS encoding hemolysin family protein codes for MTTALELLAVAVIVAANAFFVAAEYGLVTVRRTRMQELEAQGSRGARRVLRLLEQPPRFISAIQLGVTLSSLALGAIGEPVVSRLLERPLDLLPESWHTSVATTISVIVAFTILSYFHVVMGEIVPKSFTLQHPERVAVFAAGPISSFYVIFRPFIWVLVRSSAAVLRWFGVSASSGVTLVHSEEELKMLVTASREKGVLEEEEQEMLHKVFEFADKDAVDVMVPRPDVIAVPVDLPVQEVLRLVLSHPFTRYPVFEEEIDDIVGVLHVRDLFSALHERGLESTDLRAILREAIMVPETKPLDELLAEFQRTSNHLAIVVDEYGSVEGLVTLEDLLEEIVGEIGDEFDLPDAGILRIGRGRVRLVGSFPIDEFNERFGKSLPVDDYHTIGGFVFGELGRVPRVGDTVAFDGACFEVSAIDGPRIREVDVTLTAAAPQPARPPAQGE; via the coding sequence ATGACAACCGCACTCGAGCTGCTTGCGGTGGCCGTCATCGTGGCCGCAAATGCCTTCTTCGTGGCGGCCGAGTACGGCCTCGTCACCGTCCGCCGGACGCGGATGCAGGAGCTCGAGGCGCAGGGCAGCCGGGGCGCCCGGCGAGTGCTGCGGCTGCTCGAGCAGCCGCCGCGCTTCATCTCGGCCATCCAGCTGGGCGTGACCCTCTCCAGCCTGGCGCTCGGCGCCATCGGCGAGCCGGTCGTCTCCAGGCTCCTCGAGCGCCCGCTCGACCTGCTCCCGGAGAGCTGGCACACGAGCGTCGCGACCACGATCTCCGTGATCGTCGCGTTCACGATCCTGAGCTACTTCCACGTCGTGATGGGCGAGATCGTGCCGAAGTCGTTCACGCTCCAGCACCCCGAGCGGGTGGCCGTGTTCGCCGCCGGGCCGATCAGCTCGTTCTACGTGATCTTCCGGCCGTTCATCTGGGTGTTGGTGCGCTCGAGCGCGGCCGTGCTGCGGTGGTTCGGGGTGAGCGCGTCGAGCGGGGTGACGCTCGTCCACTCCGAGGAGGAGCTAAAGATGCTCGTCACCGCGAGCCGCGAGAAGGGCGTGCTCGAGGAGGAGGAGCAGGAGATGCTCCACAAGGTCTTCGAGTTCGCGGACAAGGACGCCGTCGATGTGATGGTGCCGCGGCCCGACGTGATCGCCGTCCCGGTCGACCTGCCGGTGCAGGAGGTGCTGCGGCTCGTGCTCTCGCACCCGTTCACCCGCTACCCGGTGTTCGAGGAGGAGATCGACGACATCGTCGGCGTGCTCCACGTCCGTGACCTGTTCTCGGCGCTGCACGAGCGCGGGCTCGAGAGCACCGATCTGCGCGCGATCCTGCGCGAGGCGATCATGGTGCCCGAGACGAAGCCGCTCGACGAGCTCCTGGCCGAGTTCCAGCGCACGTCCAACCACCTGGCGATCGTCGTCGACGAGTACGGCTCGGTGGAGGGGCTCGTGACGCTGGAGGATCTGCTCGAGGAGATCGTCGGCGAGATCGGCGACGAGTTCGACCTGCCCGACGCCGGCATCCTGCGCATCGGACGCGGCCGGGTGCGGCTGGTGGGGTCGTTCCCGATCGACGAGTTCAACGAGCGCTTCGGCAAGAGCCTGCCCGTCGACGACTACCACACGATCGGCGGCTTCGTGTTCGGCGAGCTCGGCCGGGTGCCACGGGTCGGTGACACGGTCGCCTTCGACGGCGCCTGCTTCGAGGTGAGCGCCATCGACGGCCCCCGCATCCGCGAGGTCGACGTGACGCTGACCGCGGCGGCGCCCCAGCCGGCCCGCCCGCCGGCGCAGGGCGAGTAA
- a CDS encoding response regulator transcription factor, with amino-acid sequence MTAPLRVVIADDQALMRAGFRMLLEAQGDIEVVAEAADGAEAIAATERTDPDVVLMDIRMPVMDGVEATRRLPGRRVVILTTFHLDEYVVDALRAGASGFLLKDAPPEELVRAVRTAAAGNALLSPAVTRRLLDRVVARLPERDAPTPAVLERLTDREVEVLRLVAQGLSNAEIAERLVVSEATVKTHVSHVLAKLDLRDRVQAVVLAYDVGLVRPPGGAPR; translated from the coding sequence GTGACGGCGCCGCTCCGCGTCGTCATCGCCGACGACCAGGCGCTGATGCGGGCCGGCTTCCGGATGCTGCTCGAGGCCCAGGGTGACATCGAGGTGGTTGCGGAGGCCGCCGATGGAGCCGAGGCGATCGCGGCGACCGAGCGGACGGATCCCGACGTCGTCCTGATGGACATCCGCATGCCGGTCATGGACGGCGTCGAGGCGACGCGCCGGCTGCCCGGCCGCCGGGTGGTCATCCTGACGACGTTCCATCTCGACGAATACGTCGTGGACGCCCTCCGGGCCGGTGCGAGCGGGTTCCTCCTGAAGGACGCGCCCCCCGAGGAGCTGGTCCGGGCGGTGCGTACGGCCGCCGCCGGCAACGCGCTCCTGTCTCCGGCGGTGACGCGCCGTCTGCTCGACCGGGTGGTCGCCCGTCTTCCCGAGCGTGACGCGCCCACGCCGGCGGTGCTCGAGAGGCTGACCGATCGTGAGGTCGAGGTGCTGCGCCTCGTCGCCCAGGGCCTCTCGAACGCGGAGATCGCAGAGCGGCTGGTCGTCAGCGAGGCGACCGTGAAAACCCACGTCTCCCACGTCCTCGCCAAGCTCGACCTCCGCGACCGCGTCCAGGCGGTCGTGCTGGCCTACGACGTCGGCCTCGTGCGTCCGCCCGGCGGCGCGCCTCGCTGA
- a CDS encoding response regulator transcription factor, translating to MAEPITCLIVDDHEVVREGLRLALSRTDNIRVVGEASDGSAAVALARRRRPNVVIMDVRMPGTDGLQAAREISSEVPEAYVLMFTAYGERSLLTRGLEAGAKGYILKEAPHQTLVRAIQKVAGGDGYVDPALMPAFLTKERENMLTAREREILQLLADGMSNADVAAKLFISQETVKSHVRHILSKLEADTRTHAVAIALRQAIID from the coding sequence GTGGCCGAGCCGATTACCTGTCTGATTGTCGATGATCATGAGGTCGTTCGTGAGGGCCTGCGCCTGGCGCTGTCCCGCACGGACAACATCCGCGTTGTCGGCGAGGCGTCGGACGGCAGCGCCGCCGTTGCGCTTGCCCGCCGCCGCCGCCCGAACGTCGTGATCATGGACGTCCGGATGCCCGGCACCGACGGTCTCCAGGCCGCGCGCGAGATCTCCTCCGAGGTCCCCGAGGCCTACGTGCTCATGTTCACGGCCTACGGCGAGCGCAGCCTGCTCACCCGTGGCCTCGAGGCCGGCGCCAAGGGTTACATCCTCAAGGAGGCGCCGCACCAGACGCTGGTGCGCGCGATCCAGAAGGTGGCCGGCGGTGACGGGTACGTCGATCCTGCGCTGATGCCCGCGTTCCTCACCAAGGAGCGCGAGAACATGCTGACCGCGCGCGAGCGCGAGATCCTGCAGCTCCTGGCCGACGGGATGTCGAACGCCGACGTGGCCGCGAAGCTCTTCATCAGCCAGGAGACCGTCAAGAGCCACGTACGGCATATCCTCTCGAAGCTGGAGGCGGATACCCGTACGCATGCAGTCGCCATCGCCCTCAGACAGGCCATCATCGATTAG
- a CDS encoding Lrp/AsnC family transcriptional regulator yields MKDLNDIDRAIVGVLQVEGRSTFAQIAQHVGLSPAAVHERVKKLEARGVITGYRAVVDPEKVGAGVSAFILVTQIAGPRGSLEEAFEGMPWVEECHHIAGEESLMLKVRAESTRALEHLIWDIRALESVERTKTVVVLATEFEGRPVAPMATDVALDEAQSG; encoded by the coding sequence GTGAAAGACCTGAACGACATCGATCGAGCGATCGTGGGCGTGCTCCAGGTCGAAGGGCGGTCGACCTTCGCCCAGATCGCGCAGCACGTGGGGCTCTCGCCCGCCGCGGTCCACGAGCGGGTGAAGAAGCTCGAGGCGCGCGGGGTCATCACCGGCTACCGGGCCGTCGTCGACCCGGAGAAGGTGGGGGCGGGCGTGAGCGCGTTCATCCTCGTCACCCAGATCGCAGGCCCCCGCGGCAGCCTCGAGGAGGCCTTCGAGGGCATGCCGTGGGTCGAGGAGTGCCACCACATCGCCGGCGAGGAGAGCCTGATGCTGAAGGTCAGGGCCGAGTCGACGCGGGCGCTCGAGCACCTGATCTGGGACATCCGCGCGCTCGAGTCGGTGGAGCGGACGAAGACCGTCGTCGTGCTGGCGACGGAGTTCGAGGGCCGCCCGGTCGCGCCGATGGCGACCGACGTCGCGCTCGACGAAGCCCAGAGCGGCTAG
- a CDS encoding 4a-hydroxytetrahydrobiopterin dehydratase, producing MAVLDESELQEKVAGMQGWEVRDGALEKSYDRGDFDGSMAFVNSVADAANAADHHPDISISWNTVTLRWVNHSAGGITEKDIEMAGKSDQLAG from the coding sequence ATGGCGGTGCTCGACGAATCGGAGCTTCAGGAGAAGGTCGCGGGGATGCAGGGCTGGGAGGTGCGCGACGGCGCGCTCGAGAAGTCGTACGACCGCGGCGACTTCGACGGGTCGATGGCGTTCGTGAACAGCGTCGCCGACGCCGCCAACGCGGCCGACCACCACCCCGACATCTCGATCTCGTGGAACACCGTCACGCTGCGCTGGGTGAACCACAGCGCGGGCGGCATCACCGAGAAGGACATCGAGATGGCCGGCAAGAGCGATCAGCTGGCCGGCTGA